The Daucus carota subsp. sativus chromosome 2, DH1 v3.0, whole genome shotgun sequence genome includes a window with the following:
- the LOC108206390 gene encoding homeobox-leucine zipper protein HAT7, with amino-acid sequence MIFSDMSFQLPAETNMFQPYHDPNSISPQDYQGVSPMMMGRSMSFTGMERCEEVRGEDEMSDDGSQSLGEKKRRLNLEQVKALEKSFELGNKLEPERKMQLARALGLQPRQIAIWFQNRRARWKTKQLERDYDILKRQFDALKADNDSLKSENKKLHGELMALQGRESGTENRTINLNKETHEGSWSNGSENSCDHVHTTTGPTQVFLQSSSSTPDLLHSHQRLNPTVPDETFCTMFNGIDDHPGFWPWPEQHQNFH; translated from the exons atgattttCAGCGATATGTCTTTCCAGCTCCCAGCTGAGACCAATATGTTTCAACCCTATCATGATCCCAATTCCATCTCTCCCCAGGATTATCAAG GTGTTTCACCAATGATGATGGGAAGATCGATGTCGTTCACAGGAATGGAGAGGTGTGAAGAAGTGAGAGGAGAGGATGAGATGTCAGACGACGGATCACAGTCACTGGGAGAGAAGAAGAGGAGGCTTAACTTAGAACAGGTGAAGGCACTCGAGAAGAGCTTTGAGTTGGGTAACAAGCTGGAGCCGGAGAGGAAAATGCAGCTGGCCAGAGCTCTAGGACTCCAGCCTCGACAAATCGCAATATGGTTCCAGAACAGGAGGGCTCGCTGGAAGACTAAGCAATTAGAGAGAGACTATGACATTCTCAAGAGACAATTCGATGCTCTTAAGGCTGATAACGATTCCCTCAAGTCTGAAAACAAAAAACTCCATGGAGAG TTGATGGCACTTCAAGGTAGAGAATCAGGCACTGAGAACAGGACTATCAACCTCAACAAAGAAACTCATGAAGGCTCTTGGAGTAATGGAAGTGAAAACAGTTGTGATCATGTCCACACTACCACAG GTCCAACTCAAGTATTCCTCCAAAGTTCATCATCCACGCCGGACCTTCTGCATTCTCATCAGAGACTCAATCCAACAGTCCCCGACGAAACCTTCTGCACCATGTTCAATGGCATCGACGATCACCCTGGTTTCTGGCC
- the LOC108207930 gene encoding uncharacterized protein At3g28850, which produces MGCATSKKDQVCNNCHEPLARRSYSVHVHHPPQRVGDTYHVVALTSSTLGSIKLDEPYLQNQLVDEEEGGGGIGEKKKGNEDFSMGMIEAKSWSRMIDEKITRVVPRTPIQTPPGEPEVIDAFELMKGLEDSSPLHRHYRSFSFCVNSNPVEENDRLNLDATSIISEFDPDIIAQFRRSLEELPPANPFHLKPMAGVVVDFKNLNGGYKDDVFGKQRVVLYFTTLRGVRKTYEDCCHVRVILRGMNVKVDERDVSMHSGFREELKELLGSNMGGGLPRVFIGKKYIGGAEEVRRMNEDGQLDEVLAGCEKVDDGDGRRHSSVAVCEGCGDVRFIPCETCSGSCKIYYEAEEYEEEVEDEEAEFGFQRCPDCNENGLIRCPLCCN; this is translated from the coding sequence ATGGGCTGTGCTACATCGAAGAAAGACCAGGTCTGCAACAACTGTCATGAGCCATTGGCTCGCCGCAGCTACTCAGTGCACGTCCACCACCCTCCTCAACGTGTCGGCGACACCTACCATGTGGTGGCTCTCACGTCCTCCACGTTGGGCTCGATAAAGCTTGACGAACCTTATCTCCAGAACCAGCTAGTCGATGAAGAGGAGGGTGGTGGTGGCATTGGTGAGAAGAAAAAGGGAAATGAGGATTTTTCGATGGGGATGATCGAGGCCAAATCTTGGTCGAGGATGATCGATGAAAAGATCACGAGGGTTGTTCCGAGGACACCGATTCAGACGCCACCTGGTGAGCCTGAGGTGATTGATGCGTTTGAATTGATGAAAGGGCTCGAGGACTCGAGTCCTCTGCATAGGCATTACAGGAGTTTTTCGTTTTGTGTGAATTCGAATCCGGTTGAGGAGAATGATCGCTTGAATTTGGATGCTACGTCGATCATATCTGAGTTTGATCCTGATATAATTGCGCAGTTCAGGAGATCACTGGAGGAATTGCCGCCAGCTAATCCGTTTCACTTGAAGCCGATGGCTGGCGTTGTTGTAGATTTCAAGAATTTGAATGGGGGATATAAAGATGATGTTTTTGGTAAACAGAGGGTGGTTTTGTATTTTACAACTCTTCGAGGTGTTAGGAAGACTTACGAGGATTGTTGTCACGTCAGAGTTATATTAAGAGGTATGAATGTGAAAGTAGACGAAAGGGATGTTTCGATGCATTCCGGGTTCAGGGAGGAACTGAAGGAGCTGTTGGGAAGTAATATGGGCGGTGGTTTGCCAAGGGTGTTTATCGGGAAGAAGTACATTGGCGGGGCTGAGGAAGTACGACGAATGAACGAAGACGGGCAGCTTGACGAGGTTCTAGCAGGTTGCGAGAAGGTGGATGATGGCGATGGCAGGAGACATAGTAGCGTTGCAGTATGCGAGGGATGCGGAGATGTCAGATTTATCCCATGTGAGACGTGTTCAGGGAGCTGCAAGATATATTATGAAGCTGAAGAGTATGAAGAAGAAGTAGAAGATGAGGAAGCTGAATTTGGGTTTCAGAGATGTCCTGATTGCAATGAGAATGGACTCATAAGGTGTCCATTGTGTTGTAATTAA
- the LOC108210227 gene encoding uncharacterized protein LOC108210227, whose translation MAQDAGMFTVQQTVGSVLCCKCGILMAPNAANMCVKCLRSEVDITEGLQKHVIIIHCPECDTYLQPPRTWIKAQLESRELLTFCVKRLKNLNKIRLVHAEFIWTEPHSKRLKVRLRVQKEVLNGAVLEQTYMVEYVVQDQMCESCTRVQANPDQWVAAVQLRQHVSHRRTFFFLEQLILKHEAAARAIRITQMDQGIDFFFANRSHGVKFVEFLGKVVPVKSRTDKQLVSHDTKSNSYNYKHTFSVEICPICREDLICLPPKVSIGLGNIGPLVICTKVSNNIALLDPFTLRYCFLDSDQYWRASFRSLLSSRQLVEYIVLDLEFVSSEVSIGGSKYRLADAQVARVSDFGKNDTIFFVRTHLGHLLSPGDNALGYDLHAANTNDMELDKYRGLDLPDVILIKKSYEEKRLKKHGKPRSWKLKSLGMEIDDSARGKLDEEKLNSEYEQFCRDLEENPELRFNISLYRNKDYQPSEMTSVADGEDDPSVRLEELLADLDLSEAEPDTADDSMKE comes from the coding sequence ATGGCTCAAGATGCAGGGATGTTTACGGTTCAGCAAACTGTTGGCAGCGTACTATGCTGCAAATGTGGTATTCTGATGGCGCCAAATGCTGCTAATATGTGTGTCAAGTGCTTGCGCTCTGAAGTTGATATAACTGAGGGTTTACAAAAGCATGTTATTATCATCCACTGTCCTGAATGTGATACCTACTTGCAGCCACCCAGAACTTGGATTAAAGCACAACTTGAATCAAGAGAACTCTTGACCTTCTGCGTTAAAAGATTGAAGAACCTAAACAAGATTAGGTTAGTTCATGCAGAGTTTATTTGGACTGAACCTCACTCCAAGAGGCTCAAAGTCAGACTCAGGGTACAGAAGGAGGTTCTTAACGGCGCAGTTCTTGAACAGACCTATATGGTTGAATATGTTGTCCAAGATCAAATGTGTGAATCTTGCACCAGGGTGCAGGCAAACCCTGATCAGTGGGTGGCAGCAGTGCAACTAAGGCAGCATGTTTCTCATAGGAGAACCTTTTTCTTTTTGGAACAGCTTATACTTAAGCATGAAGCAGCTGCCCGAGCAATAAGAATTACGCAAATGGACCAGGGAATTGATTTTTTCTTCGCTAATCGCAGTCATGGTGTGAAGTTTGTGGAGTTCCTGGGTAAAGTTGTTCCGGTCAAGAGTAGGACCGATAAGCAGCTTGTTTCTCATGACACCAAGAGCAATAGCTACAATTATAAACATACTTTCTCTGTTGAAATCTGCCCAATTTGTCGGGAGGATCTGATTTGCTTACCTCCGAAAGTTTCAATAGGCTTGGGCAATATTGGTCCTCTTGTGATCTGCACAAAAGTAAGCAACAATATTGCTTTATTGGACCCCTTCACTCTGAGGTACTGTTTTTTGGATTCTGATCAATACTGGAGAGCGTCTTTTAGGTCCTTACTTTCTAGTAGGCAGTTAGTTGAATATATAGTATTGGATCTGGAATTTGTTTCTTCAGAGGTTAGTATTGGTGGGTCGAAATATCGTCTAGCTGATGCCCAAGTAGCACGTGTATCAGATTTTGGAAAAaatgatactatattttttgtAAGAACACATTTAGGTCATCTTCTATCTCCTGGCGACAATGCTCTTGGTTATGACTTGCACGCAGCTAACACCAATGACATGGAACTAGATAAATACAGAGGACTTGACCTGCCAGATGTGATTCTGATCAAGAAGAGCTATGAGGAGAAACGTCTGAAGAAGCACGGGAAGCCTCGTTCGTGGAAGCTTAAATCTCTTGGCATGGAAATTGATGACTCTGCTAGAGGTAAACTTGATGAAGAAAAGCTGAACTCAGAATATGAGCAGTTCTGTAGAGACTTGGAGGAGAACCCTGAACTGAGGTTTAATATATCATTGTACCGTAACAAAGACTACCAGCCATCAGAAATGACATCTGTGGCTGATGGGGAAGATGACCCTTCTGTGCGTTTAGAAGAGTTGCTTGCTGATCTTGATCTAAGTGAAGCAGAACCTGATACCGCTGATGATAGCATGAAGGAATGA
- the LOC108206021 gene encoding small ribosomal subunit protein uS4y, translated as MVHVNFYRNYGKTFKKPRRPYEKERLDAELKLVGEYGLRCKRELWRVQYALSRIRNAARNLLTLEEKDPRRIFEGEALLRRMNRYGLLDESQNKLDYVLALTVENFLERRLQTLVFKTGMAKSIHHARVLIRQRHIRVGRQVVNVPSFMVRVDSQKHIDFSLTSPFGGGRPGRVKRRNMKAASKKQAGGDGDEDDEE; from the exons ATGGTTCACGTCAACTTCTATCGCAACT ATGGTAAGACATTCAAGAAGCCTCGTCGTCCTTATGAGAAGGAGCGTTTGGATGCTGAACTTAAGCTGGTTGGGGAGTATGGGCTGCGCTGTAAGAGGGAGCTTTGGAGGGTTCAGTATGCTCTGAGCCGAATTCGTAATGCTGCTAGGAATCTTTTGACCCTTGAGGAGAAGGATCCTCGCCGTATCTTTGAGGGTGAGGCTCTTCTTCGCAGGATGAATAGATATGGGTTATTGGATGAGAGCCAGAACAAGCTTGATTATGTCTTGGCTTTGACTGTGGAGAACTTCTTGGAGCGTCGTCTTCAGACCCTTGTGTTTAAGACTGGCATGGCTAAGTCGATTCACCATGCCCGTGTTCTTATTAGGCAGAGGCATATCAG GGTCGGAAGGCAGGTGGTTAACGTACCTTCATTCATGGTGAGGGTGGACTCACAGAAGCACATTGATTTCTCCCTCACTAGTCCTTTCGGAGGCGGCCGTCCAGGAAGGGTGAAGAGAAGGAACATGAAGGCAGCGTCAAAGAAGCAAGCCGGTGGTGATggagatgaggatgatgaagaaTGA